In Gymnogyps californianus isolate 813 chromosome 1, ASM1813914v2, whole genome shotgun sequence, the following are encoded in one genomic region:
- the RWDD2B gene encoding RWD domain-containing protein 2B, translating into MTNQEEAEIQISELDLLSSMFPYEEEFIVTDQLAVAELKHYVENESAEMPSSKVQFVLNVKPEISNASMVEFSMACALPFKYPAVLPEITVRSSLLSRSQQIHLNSDLKTYLTQNCSGEPCILCAREWVKDHAAAYIDKELSSSSVTTSTAVQSEDIMFTRLWIYSHHIYNKQKRKNIIDWAKELSLSGFCMPGKPGVVCVEGLQSSCEEFWSRVRRLPWKRILIRHREDVSLEGGGHAEIQKQRKFSTLEEKCFDAHGARGNHMDLGQLYHFLEEKGCADIFEMYFGVEGH; encoded by the exons ATGACTAACCAAGAAGAAGCGGAGATACAAATTTCAGAATTAGATTTACTCTCTAGCATGTTTCCTTATGAGGAAGAGTTCATTGTGACTGACCAGCTGGCTGTAGCAGAACTAAAACACTATGTTGAAAATGAGTCTGCAGAGATGCCATCTTCAAAGGTTCAGTTTGTACTGAATGTAAAGCCAGAGATCTCTAATGCCTCTATG gtggaATTCTCTATGGCCTGTGCTTTACCATTTAAATATCCAGCTGTTCTACCAGAAATTACTGTGAG gtCATCCTTATTAAGCCGCTCTCAGCAGATTCACCTGAACTCTGATCTAAAAACGTATTTGACGCAAAACTGCAGTGGTGAGCCCTGCATATTGTGTGCAAGGGAATGGGTTAAAGACCATGCAGCTGCTTACATTGACAAAGAGCTTTCATCTTCCTCGGTTACAACATCAACTGCCGTGCAGTCAGAAGACATCATGTTCACTCGATTGTGGATCTATAGTCATCACATTTacaacaagcaaaaaagaaagaatattattGACTGGGCCAAGGAGCTCTCTCTGTCAGGGTTTTGCATGCCAGGGAAACCAGGTGTTGTTTGTGTAGAAGGTCTACAAAGTAGTTGTGAAGAGTTCTGGTCAAG AGTAAGAAGGTTACCATGGAAAAGAATTCTCATTCGGCACAGAGAAGATGTTTCTTTGGAAGGTGGAGGACATGCTGAgattcagaaacaaagaaagttctccactttggaagaaaaatgttttgatgcaCATGGTGCCAGAGGAAATCATATGGATTTGGGGCAGTTATAtcattttttagaagaaaaaggatgTGCTGACATTTTTGAAATGTACTTTGGGGTTGAAGGGCATTGA